In one window of Pseudomonadota bacterium DNA:
- a CDS encoding ABC transporter ATP-binding protein has protein sequence MAGGIEIRSVDKGYLDRSGARQRVLRAISLSVEGGGTAILSGPSGSGKSTLLNLIAGLHLPDAGEISVDGTAVSALGESARDAFRAARIGYVFQTFNLVSPLTALENLLVPAALCGEAPDESAARAVLGELGLAGHLDKRPYELSVGQRQRVAVARAVLRGPAVLLADEPTANLDEESTGAVIGAMRRILDGGATLVLATHDPLLAEAFPGVVLDVVTGEVRP, from the coding sequence ATCGAAATCAGGTCGGTCGACAAGGGCTATCTCGATCGCTCCGGGGCGCGGCAGCGTGTGCTCCGGGCGATCTCCCTCTCGGTCGAGGGCGGCGGGACGGCGATCCTCTCGGGCCCGTCCGGCAGCGGCAAGTCGACCCTGCTCAACCTGATAGCGGGGCTCCACCTTCCCGACGCCGGCGAGATCTCGGTCGACGGCACGGCCGTGAGCGCGCTCGGCGAGTCGGCGCGCGACGCCTTCCGGGCGGCGCGGATCGGCTACGTCTTCCAGACGTTCAACCTCGTCTCGCCGCTCACCGCGCTCGAGAACCTCCTCGTCCCGGCGGCGCTCTGCGGCGAGGCGCCGGACGAGAGCGCGGCGCGCGCCGTCCTCGGCGAGCTCGGCCTGGCCGGGCACCTCGACAAGCGGCCGTACGAGCTGTCCGTGGGCCAGCGCCAGCGGGTCGCCGTCGCGCGGGCCGTCCTCCGCGGGCCCGCGGTGCTCCTGGCCGACGAGCCCACGGCGAACCTCGACGAGGAGTCGACCGGCGCGGTGATCGGAGCGATGCGGCGCATCCTCGACGGCGGGGCGACCTTGGTGCTCGCGACCCACGATCCGCTGCTCGCCGAGGCGTTCCCGGGCGTCGTCCTGGACGTCGTCACCGGGGAGGTGCGGCCATGA
- a CDS encoding ABC transporter permease — MIRSKPSAVVTLALRYLAERRFATWVSVLAIALSVMLVVAVGNVNFAVKKTAVEGSIRYPLLVGPEGASSTQLVFSTIFHVDKPTGTIPFEVYESLRRDPRVIAAYPLAVADSVGSYPIVGTDAAMLADLGVGAAAGALELGAVGDAVLGSEVAARTELGVGDSFHGTHGMVGGEEAHEHAEIAYRVVGILNRTDGPEDGAAYTSYATVWKMHGAERHGAGREEEDGHAGAKDKYHLGEGRLTAVLVRTANPGFTAALEREATLTAGTQGVDTGRAIRRMVGYLNKGERAVELFGALALSVAVAMILVTLVMSLSARRKELALLRSLGVGRLTIASIIMVEALVITVSGAALGVLLGHFGVWWSEHLIKDAMGVAVEPWVWTSMETTAAVTALVAGQLLGLVSLLWTYRMNLVEEVSRD; from the coding sequence ATGATCCGCTCGAAGCCCTCCGCGGTCGTCACCCTGGCGCTGCGGTACCTCGCCGAGCGCCGCTTCGCGACGTGGGTGTCGGTGCTCGCGATCGCGCTCTCCGTGATGCTCGTCGTGGCCGTGGGCAACGTCAACTTCGCGGTCAAGAAGACCGCCGTCGAGGGATCGATCCGCTACCCGCTCCTCGTGGGGCCGGAGGGCGCGTCGTCGACGCAGCTCGTGTTCTCGACGATCTTCCACGTGGACAAGCCGACCGGCACGATCCCGTTCGAGGTCTACGAGAGCCTGCGGCGCGATCCGCGCGTGATCGCCGCCTACCCGCTCGCGGTGGCCGACTCGGTGGGGAGCTACCCGATCGTCGGCACCGACGCCGCGATGCTCGCCGATCTCGGGGTCGGAGCGGCCGCAGGCGCGCTGGAGCTCGGCGCGGTCGGGGACGCCGTGCTCGGGAGCGAGGTCGCCGCGCGGACCGAGCTGGGCGTCGGCGACTCCTTCCACGGCACCCACGGGATGGTGGGCGGCGAGGAGGCGCACGAGCACGCCGAGATCGCGTACCGCGTCGTCGGGATCCTGAACCGCACGGACGGCCCGGAGGACGGCGCCGCGTACACCTCCTACGCGACGGTCTGGAAGATGCACGGCGCCGAGCGGCACGGGGCCGGTCGCGAGGAGGAGGACGGACACGCCGGGGCGAAGGACAAGTACCACCTCGGCGAGGGCCGCCTGACCGCGGTGCTCGTGCGCACCGCGAACCCCGGTTTCACGGCGGCGCTCGAGCGCGAGGCGACCCTGACCGCCGGCACGCAGGGCGTCGACACGGGGCGCGCGATCCGCCGCATGGTCGGGTACCTCAACAAGGGCGAGCGCGCGGTGGAGCTGTTCGGCGCCCTCGCGCTCTCCGTGGCGGTCGCCATGATCCTGGTGACGCTCGTCATGAGCCTGAGCGCGCGGCGCAAGGAGCTCGCGCTCCTGCGCAGCCTCGGGGTCGGCCGGCTCACGATCGCGTCGATCATCATGGTCGAGGCGCTCGTCATCACCGTGTCCGGCGCGGCGCTCGGCGTATTGCTCGGTCACTTCGGCGTCTGGTGGTCCGAGCACCTCATAAAGGACGCCATGGGCGTGGCCGTGGAGCCGTGGGTCTGGACGTCGATGGAGACCACGGCGGCCGTCACGGCACTCGTCGCGGGCCAGCTGCTCGGGCTCGTCAGCCTCCTGTGGACCTACAGGATGAACCTCGTGGAAGAGGTCTCGCGGGACTGA